From Brassica rapa cultivar Chiifu-401-42 chromosome A06, CAAS_Brap_v3.01, whole genome shotgun sequence:
TCTTGACTTGGTGGCAAGGTGTTGCCATTGCTCTTCTCTCTTCCCTCGGTTTGTTCAAAAGTTCCATTGCACAGAGCTTGCAGCTGAAGACTAGTGTTCAAGATTTCATCATTTGCATTGAGGTACATGTCTTTTTCGAAATGAATCGTAAGTTTCTCTTTAATACTTGTGCAGAAGGGTATTGCTTCGGTTGTTCACCTGTATGTCTTCCCAGCAAAACCCTACGGTCTACTGGGAGATCGCTTTACTGGATCGGTATCAGTTCTGGGGGATTATGCATCGGTCGACTGTCCTATTGATCCAGATGAGATTAGAGACAGTGAGAGACGAACAAAGGTCCGCCTGCCACATCCTGACGTTGATATCAGAAGTTGTATGACCATCAAAGAAAGCATGAGAGATGTGTTCGTTGGTGGAGGTGAATACGTGAGTATTCCTCgtaataattcaataaaaaaaatgattttttttttctaatctgATGAAGAGATTCTGATCAGAAAGAGGATATATCTATGTTGTAGATTGTGAAAGACGTGAGGTTCACAGTGACTCAAGCAGTAGAGCCTATGGAGAAGAGCATAACAAAGTTCAATGAGAAACTGCACAAGATCTCGCAGAACATAAAGAAACACGATAAGGACAAGAGAAGAGTAAAAGATGACAGTTGcatgtcatcatcatcatctagtCGGCGAGTGATTCCCGGGATCGACGATCCGCTTTTGAATGGGAGTTTTAGTGACAGTGGAGTTACAAGGACTAAGAAGCACAGGCGAAAGTCAGGGTACACGAGTGGGGAAAGCGGGGGAGAGAGCAGTAGTGATCGAGCTTATAGTGGATTTGAAGTAAGGGGTCGTAGATGGATCACGAAAGATTTAACTTTAAACATTCAAGGAGATTTTATCATAAACATCCGAGATTGATGCGACCACCGGGTGTTGTTTCTCCTCAACGTGCAGGGGTTTTTGCAGGGCACCTAGAAGCCGTTAAGTATTGAATATATTTGTGTACAGATTTGAAGATACATAACGTACAATGAggcatgattttttttataaaaatggaCCTTCATGTTGGCTTTGTCTTTCTAACAAAATGATGATGACATTATAGTTTATTCCAAACCAAGTAACTACAGGTTGtatacttttttatttgtaaGTTTCCTTGCAGGTTGCAGAAAAGCAAAACATCCAAAAAGGGACGAGCATGACTTCTGGCCGTGGGAGTGCTTGGACATTGACTAGAAGCGATTATGGGAAGGATGTGCAGATGACAAAGGTTAAGGAGATTGATAGAGCACAATGTATAGAAACACACCGTATATTGATGAAACACGAACCTCTTACTCGAACTCTATTACAAGTATTTATACTACTCTCTTCACAACTAACAGCCATAACTAAGTCACAAACCGAATCAGTTACAACGCTCTCCACGTCAGCTTCTTACTTATTTCCCTTGTGAGGGGAGATTAGAGATACTCGCTGTATCAGTTCATGCTGAAGGTGACACAAGCATGGATCATTACGATGAGCATGATGATATGGCATTGCAGACGAACAAGCCCTTGTTGCCTATTGATCCCGTCGTTGAACTTAGCAAGAAAATGCAGAAGCAAGAGATGGGtacaaagaaagaagaaggaaCCAAGTGCAGCACTTGCCACACGTTCGTTGGGGAAGCTAAGCAATACAGAGAGCATTGTAAGAGTGATTGGCACAAACACAACTTGAAGCGTAAGACTCGTAAACTGCCTCCTCTTACTGCTGCTGAAGAATGCATGGGTGAGATTGATATGGACGACTCTAAAGCAGATTTGAAAGACTACTCTTTCTGAAATTTACTGATTTTAAATTTAGTGTCTTCTTTGTTGATGTTAAATGCAATATCTTGTAGTCGTATCAATGTTTTTGCCGGAAGAACAAGAAGCAGCTTTGAAACAACTAAGAAAGAATCTCAAGTTCAAGGCTAAACCTGTCCCCAACTTCTACTACTACGAGGCGCCTCCAGCGAAACCTGAGCTCAAGAAGTATATTTAGAAACACAACTCGTATATATTTGCTTAGCTTAGAGCTCAGCATTGTTCTTTCTTGTGACTTAAGTAGCATGTTGTGTAACTTTCTAGCTTCCTTTGATCCGTCCCAAGTCGCCAAACTCATTCTTTCTCGGAGAAAAAGCTTCAGCGATGCAGTCCGCGAAGAGGTTCCGAAGACAGCTTCCAACCGGAACCGACACAGCACCGGAACAGTTCAGAACAAGAACACAATTGCTGTGCATGACAGCCCTCGTTTCAGATCTGGCAAGGGTAAAAATGGACTGAAACCAGTCAACGAGTGAGGCTTGAAATGACGATGATTGATCCTTTGTTGTTGGTCTGTGTTATACTCTCAGTCTAACTTTGATCTCATCGg
This genomic window contains:
- the LOC117126014 gene encoding uncharacterized protein LOC117126014, giving the protein MTSGRGSAWTLTRSDYGKDVQMTKVKEIDRAQCIETHRILMKHEPLTRTLLQGRLEILAVSVHAEGDTSMDHYDEHDDMALQTNKPLLPIDPVVELSKKMQKQEMGTKKEEGTKCSTCHTFVGEAKQYREHCKSDWHKHNLKRKTRKLPPLTAAEECMGEIDMDDSKADLKDYSF